A section of the Prochlorococcus sp. MIT 1341 genome encodes:
- a CDS encoding site-specific integrase, whose amino-acid sequence MTVSKKLKAINLALASKGSSMRIEQRGERLNLRGPLPSKDGNERRAVQRISLRLSATPEGVEEAERILELVVLQLQHNKFDWKYWERQTNTTQKKSVPSDLEDAIEKFKTNFFSNPLRRKSPAGTKTTWSSAYLPYINRLLTIAKTSQKGFTTNLLSLTLASYSENSRSRQQCATALSAFAGHFGVALPKDWKAEAKGYGLHKAHFRHLPNDNLILKFWELIPNPRWRLAYGLMATYGLRNHEIFFSDLSSLSKNGDKVIRVLPNTKTGEHQAWPFHPDWIKRFGLERLGEEPTALPEINTDLAKTTLQQVGRRVSEQFRRYNLPLTPYDLRHSWAVRTIHIGLPDTVAARMMGHSVSIHTKTYHHWLTRRDQQQAVDNALARYIITS is encoded by the coding sequence CCCTTGCGAGCAAAGGAAGCTCTATGCGAATAGAGCAAAGAGGAGAACGACTTAACCTTCGAGGGCCATTACCGTCTAAGGATGGCAATGAAAGGAGAGCGGTTCAACGGATTAGCCTCCGCCTTTCAGCAACACCAGAAGGAGTGGAAGAAGCTGAAAGAATCCTTGAGCTAGTAGTTTTGCAACTACAGCACAACAAATTTGACTGGAAGTACTGGGAAAGACAAACAAACACTACACAAAAGAAAAGTGTTCCGTCTGATTTGGAGGACGCCATTGAAAAATTTAAAACAAACTTCTTCTCCAATCCACTCAGAAGGAAGTCGCCAGCAGGAACAAAAACCACCTGGTCTTCGGCTTATCTTCCTTACATAAACCGGCTATTAACAATTGCCAAAACAAGCCAAAAAGGTTTCACAACCAATCTCTTATCTCTAACTCTCGCAAGTTACTCAGAAAATTCCAGGAGTAGGCAACAGTGTGCTACTGCTCTTAGCGCTTTTGCGGGTCACTTTGGAGTAGCACTTCCAAAAGACTGGAAAGCAGAAGCAAAAGGATATGGACTACATAAAGCCCATTTTCGCCATCTCCCAAATGATAATTTAATCCTCAAATTCTGGGAACTAATCCCAAACCCACGCTGGAGACTTGCATATGGCCTTATGGCGACCTATGGATTAAGAAATCATGAAATATTTTTCTCAGACTTGTCTTCTCTTTCCAAAAATGGGGACAAGGTGATCAGAGTTTTACCCAATACAAAAACAGGTGAACATCAAGCTTGGCCCTTCCATCCTGACTGGATTAAAAGATTTGGGCTTGAGCGCCTAGGAGAAGAACCAACAGCATTACCAGAGATAAATACTGATCTTGCCAAGACCACTCTTCAACAAGTGGGAAGACGTGTTTCTGAACAATTCCGTAGATATAATTTACCGCTAACCCCATATGATCTCAGGCACTCTTGGGCAGTAAGAACAATTCATATTGGTCTTCCTGACACTGTTGCCGCGAGGATGATGGGTCATTCTGTTTCTATTCACACAAAAACTTATCACCACTGGCTGACCCGTCGCGACCAACAACAAGCAGTTGACAATGCATTGGCTAGATATATTATTACTAGTTAA